AGGTTGAACTCGTGACCCTCCGCCGCCGGATTCTTTTGGGGTGCGCGGTGATTGCCTCGGTGCTGCTGATCGCCGACCTTTTCCTGGCGGCGACCGTGCGCTCCGTGCTGCTGCAGGGCGTCGACACCCAGCTCACCGAGTCGGCCCGGCGGATCACGCAGCTCGGCACGTTCCGGGTCTTCGGAGGCGAGGTGGTCAGGGGGGTGCCCCTCGCCCCGCCCCAGCGCACCGTCGTCTCCGCTCCCGCCGGACAGGCGCCCGAGGTGCTGACCGACCTGTTCATCGGTGTGGTCGGCGGCGGCCGGGACGAGGTCGCTGCGATGACCAACGTGCTCGGCGCCCGTCCGGCCCAGCTGCCCGAGGTCGAGCCCAGCATTGTTATGGAGCACCTGACCGGATCGGACCCGAGCCTGCCGTTCACGGTCGAGGCGTCCGACGGGTCCCAGGACTGGAGGGTGGTCGCGGCGCCGGGCCCGAACTCCGATGTGCTGGTGATCGGTATGAGCCTGGCGCCGATGGGTGACACCCTGCAGAGGGTGCTGTCGATAGCCGGGATCATGACCGTCGCCATCCTGGCGACACTCGCTGCGGTGGCGGTGTGGATGATCCGGCTGGGCGTGAGGCCGATGACCCAGATGGCGGGGACCGCCGAGGCCATCGCCGCCGGGGAGCTGCACCACCGGGTGGAGGTGACCGGCACGGGGACCGAAGCCTCCCGGCTGGGGACCTCGCTCAACCGAATGCTGGAACGAATAGAGGAGGCCTTTTCCGCCCGGACCGCCTCGGAAGAACGACTGCGGCGGTTCGTTGCCGACGCCTCCCACGAGCTGCGCACCCCGCTGACCTCGATCCTGGGCTACGCCGAGCTGTGGCGCACCGGGGCTCTGGAGGACCCGGCGGATCGCTCGGAGGCCATGCGCCGGCTGGACGAGGAGGCCCACCGCATGGGGGTGCTGGTCGACGACCTCCTGCTGCTGGCGCACCTGGACGAGGGCCGCCCGCTGGAGCAGTCGCCGGTTGAGGTGGACCGGATCGCCGCCGATGCGATCGCCGACGCCCGGGCCATCGAGCCGGACCGAACGATCACCTTCGAAGCCGAGCCGGCCCAGGTGACCGGCGACGAGTCGCGCCTGCGCCAGGTCGTGGGCAACCTGCTGACCAACGCTCGGGTTCACACCCCGCCGGGGACGGCGGTCCACGTGTCGGTGAAGTCCGTCGACGGTGCGGTTCGCCTGGAGGTCGCCGACGAGGGGCCGGGGATCGACCCGGAGCACCGGCAGCGCCTCTTCGAGCGGTTCTACCGGGCCGACCCGGCCCGCAGCCGGGTGTCCGGAGGCAGCGGCTTGGGCCTGGCGATAGTCGCAGCGGTCGTTGAGGCCCACGGGGGAAAGGTCTCGTTCGACGAGCGCCCGGGCGGCGGGGCCCGGTTCGTCATCGAGCTTCCGGCAGGGGCGCAGGCTCCGCCCTAAACTGTCACCGGCGGCCCATAACATCCTCGGCATGGGCAACTCAGGAGGTGCACTGTGGCACTTGCTAACCCCGGCGCCGGCAGCTACCGGTATGCGGATCTGGGCACCTTCCCGGACGACCACCTGCGCCGGGAGATCATCGACGGGGATCTGATCGTGACCCCCTCCCCGATAGTCCGGCACCAAAAGGCGGTCGGAAATATCTTCTTCCGGCTCGAGTCCTACTCCAGGCGATACGGCGGAGGGGCCTACGTAGCGCCTCTCGACGTGTACTTTGCCGATGACAACGTGGTCGAGCCCGACGTGCTTTTTGTCGGGCAGGACCGGGCGGGGCAGATCGAGAAGAAGTTTGTGAGAGATGCGCCGGACCTGGTCGTGGAGGTGTCCTCCCCGTCCACGCGGCGTTTGGAGCTGGTGCGCAAACGGGAGTTGTACCAGCGGTTCGGGGTCCCCGAGTACTGGTACGTCGACCTCGAGGCGGATCGGGTCGAGGTCTACCGGCTGTCCGGCGGTTCGTACCCCCCGCCGGAGCTTCTTTACCCGGGCGAATCCCTGACCTCGCCCAACCTCGAAGGTTTCGCCATTTCGGTCGACGAAGCATTGGCCATCGAACCACTCACATAAAACTCTGACGATTCTCTAAAAGCGGTTGGAAAGTCGGCCTCCAGTATTCGGTTTACGACAACCGAACTGGAGGACCGCAATGGAACACCGCAGGCTCCTGAAGCTTCTCGCCGCCCCCGCCCTGGCCCTTGCCCTTGCGGCGTGCAGCACCCCGAGCAGCGCCGGCGTCGCCACGCTGGGGGACGGCGCCGACGCCGAAGCCGACAAGGCGCCCGATACCAAAGACGCCGAGGCCGAGATGCAGAAGTGGACCGAGTGCATGCGGGAGAACGGGGTCGACATCCCGGACGCCACGGTCGACGAAGACGGCGGCTTTCAGATCACACGCCGGGTCGACAGCGGGGACGGCCCGCCTTCCGGGGGAGCGGTCAGGCTCAGCGAAGACTTCGAGAAGGCCATCACCGAGTGCGGCGACCCGCCGCGGATCGCCGGCGCCGGTCCCAGCGAGGAGGACCTCGAGGAGATGCAGGAGAACGCCCTCGAGCTGTCGCAGTGCATGCGTGACGAGGGGATCGAGGACTTTCCGGACCCCGACTTCTCCCGGAGCGGCCCCGGCGCCGGCGCCGGCGTGAGGGTGACCGTGGGCGGCCCGTTCGGCGGCGAGGTCGACATGGAGGACCCCGAGGTTCAGGCTGCGTTCGAGAAGTGCGCCAGGGAGAATGGCGGGGACGGCCCGGTGAGGATCGGCGGCGGACCGGCTAACCGGGTCGCCGACTGATGCAGCCCAAGCGGATGGTGGTTGCGGCGGTGGTGCTGGCGGTTGCCGGCGCCACCACTGCGCTGGCGACCACCCGGGGGACCGAGGGTGCGGAGCCGCCAAAGGTCGCCACCACGACCGCCCGCCTGGTGAAGCAGGACCTGGTCGTCAGCGACAGCTTCGACGGCACCCTCGGGTTCGGCGAGGCCCGGGACCTGGTGTCCGAGCGGGCCGGCGTCGTGACTTCGGTCGCGGAGGCAAAGGCGACCGTCAAACCGGGCGGTGAGCTCTTCCGCATCGACTTCGAGCCGACCGTCCTGCTGACCGGCGACGTTCCGGCCTACCGGGCCCTCGACTCCTCCAGCACCAACGGCCCGGACATCCGCCAGCTCGAGCAGGGGCTGGTCGACGCGGGTCACGGGGCCGGCGTCACTGTGGACGAGGACTTCACCTCGGGCACCGCGGCGGCGGTCGCCCGCTGGGAGGGGGCGCTCGGCCGGGCCAACCCCGACGGCAAGGTGGAGTTGGGCGACGTCATCTTCCTGCCCAACCCGGTCCGTGTCTCCACAGTCGAGGCGCAGAAGGGGACCCGGGTCGCCTCGGCGGCCACGGTCCTGACCGCCACCCCCACCACGCGCGTGGTCCAGGTCGACCTGCAGGCCGCCCGGGCGGACGAGCTGGAGCCGGGGACCAAGGTTCAGCTGACCATGCCCGACGACGCCGAGACCACCGGGACCGTCGCCTCCGTCGGTGCGGAGTCGGAATCGGAGGACAACCCGGCCCAGCCCGGAGGTGAGCCGACCGTTCCGGTCGTGATCACCCTGGACGACCCTTCGGCCGCAAGTGACTTTGAGTCCGGCTCGGTGGACGTCGATATCGAGCGGTCCCGGGAGGAGGGAGCGATCGTCGCCCCGGTCACCGCCCTGGTGGCGCTCGCCGAGGGCGGCTATGCGGTGCAGCTGGTCGACGATTCGGCGCCCAACGGCTACCGGCTGGTCGGCGTGGAGGTCGGCACCAACACCAACAACCTCGTTGCGATAAGCGGGGAAGGCATCGAGGCCGGCGCCGAGGTCGTGGTGCCCAGGTGACCGAGCCGATCGTGCTTTTGAACGCCATATATAAGGAGTACCCGGGCGAGCCGCCGACCCCGGTCCTCCACGACCTGAACCTGTCGGTGCAGCCGGGTGAGCTGGCGGCGGTCGTCGGGCCCTCCGGTTCCGGCAAGTCAACGCTGCTCAACATCATCGGGACCCTGGACCGGCCGACCAGCGGCTCGGT
The sequence above is a segment of the Actinomycetota bacterium genome. Coding sequences within it:
- a CDS encoding HlyD family efflux transporter periplasmic adaptor subunit; this translates as MQPKRMVVAAVVLAVAGATTALATTRGTEGAEPPKVATTTARLVKQDLVVSDSFDGTLGFGEARDLVSERAGVVTSVAEAKATVKPGGELFRIDFEPTVLLTGDVPAYRALDSSSTNGPDIRQLEQGLVDAGHGAGVTVDEDFTSGTAAAVARWEGALGRANPDGKVELGDVIFLPNPVRVSTVEAQKGTRVASAATVLTATPTTRVVQVDLQAARADELEPGTKVQLTMPDDAETTGTVASVGAESESEDNPAQPGGEPTVPVVITLDDPSAASDFESGSVDVDIERSREEGAIVAPVTALVALAEGGYAVQLVDDSAPNGYRLVGVEVGTNTNNLVAISGEGIEAGAEVVVPR
- a CDS encoding HAMP domain-containing sensor histidine kinase, whose amino-acid sequence is VELVTLRRRILLGCAVIASVLLIADLFLAATVRSVLLQGVDTQLTESARRITQLGTFRVFGGEVVRGVPLAPPQRTVVSAPAGQAPEVLTDLFIGVVGGGRDEVAAMTNVLGARPAQLPEVEPSIVMEHLTGSDPSLPFTVEASDGSQDWRVVAAPGPNSDVLVIGMSLAPMGDTLQRVLSIAGIMTVAILATLAAVAVWMIRLGVRPMTQMAGTAEAIAAGELHHRVEVTGTGTEASRLGTSLNRMLERIEEAFSARTASEERLRRFVADASHELRTPLTSILGYAELWRTGALEDPADRSEAMRRLDEEAHRMGVLVDDLLLLAHLDEGRPLEQSPVEVDRIAADAIADARAIEPDRTITFEAEPAQVTGDESRLRQVVGNLLTNARVHTPPGTAVHVSVKSVDGAVRLEVADEGPGIDPEHRQRLFERFYRADPARSRVSGGSGLGLAIVAAVVEAHGGKVSFDERPGGGARFVIELPAGAQAPP
- a CDS encoding Uma2 family endonuclease; translated protein: MALANPGAGSYRYADLGTFPDDHLRREIIDGDLIVTPSPIVRHQKAVGNIFFRLESYSRRYGGGAYVAPLDVYFADDNVVEPDVLFVGQDRAGQIEKKFVRDAPDLVVEVSSPSTRRLELVRKRELYQRFGVPEYWYVDLEADRVEVYRLSGGSYPPPELLYPGESLTSPNLEGFAISVDEALAIEPLT